TGttcacgctgttcccgattctCGTAGGGGTATCGGCTTCAATGATGAGTTCACACTCGATATTGTCAGCTACCTCGGTTGCCGCTCTTCCCTTTTGATCCGTTCTCGTGTATCCCCAGCTCTCCTCtcgggcgttgaaatctcccagtaCGACTAGGGCATTTCGTTTAGCCAGCTTGTCTGCTCCTTTGAACAGCGCGTCGAATTTCGCCCTGCTTTGTCTCGGGGGGCTGTATATATTTACGATGAATATGCTTCCTCCCTTCCTTTTTGGTATGATCTCGACTATTACGTGCTCTACGTCTGTGTCGGCTATCCTGTCATGGCTTATAGCGATTAGGGTTTTGTTGACAAGGATTGCCGTTCTTCTGCCTTCCTCCGGATTCTCGCAGCACGTGTAGCCCTGTAGTGTTGGGGTAATCCCTGTTTCTTGTAGAGCGATTACGTCGGGTGGAGTTAGTTGGCTGTTGATGTACTGTTGTAGTAGTGCTTGTCTTCTTCTatatcctctgcagttccactgccatatttctagtttttcttcttttttagttctTTTGGTTGTACTGTCCATGCTTAAATTTCGGGGTCGTCGTCTCTCGTACTGTAGTTTTCTAACGCCGGCCGTCTCTCGTTGAACTTGCCTTTGACGCCTTCGGTAATTTTGTTTTCGTAGGGTGCGGGTTTCTGTTCCCCGCATGGTTATCTGCTGTTCCATTCTTTGCATAGCTTGCTGTATTTCTGCTATAAACTTGGTGAGGTTGGCCTGAGTCATTTCGGTAGGTTGACTTTGCGGGGGTGTTGATGGCGGCCTGGGAGCGCTACCTGAGCTGAGGTCCTGTACTTCCTGCATTAGTCTATTGATTTTTGCGTCCTGCTCTTCGCGCGCTCTACGGCCAATTTCTAGCTCTCGCCTGAGTGCCCTGTTTTCTTTCTCTAGCTGTTTCTCTCCATTGTTCTGGTTATTACCCGAGTGCGGAAACAAAGTTTTGGAGGGGGCCTGCTTCCCAGCTCACCTTCGTGCCGCCCTCGGGCTTCTTCTTTTTCAGCTGCTGCTGGCCCTCGACGGCCCGTGGCGGCAGGAGTGGGAAGGACCGGGACGGCTCCGTGAACGGCTCCGTGCTGGCTCCGTGACCCGTCTCGGATGGTGTTGCctccgtttttatgcgaagcatactagccgcacaaccacgctcttccttgctgcgccgcgcgcggcagcgtagctaccatatgacttcataacagctgcaaaagcggaggctcaactcgtgcgctcgcttgcggccgcgtagctacatagccgggtctcaactcgtgcgctcgcctgcggtcgcacagatggtactgcggcctaactcccgctcctcccgctagggcactgacgtcacaacagctgcaagccgtgttcaactcttgcaagatgggctgggtgggaatcgaaccagggtctccggagtgtgagatggagacgctaccactgagccacgaatttttttattattattattaccactgagccacgaatacgatgcttcaaagcggtacaaaagcgcctgtagtgaatgcggtgttgccttagaaacaagctgtttctaaggctcaggcgtgcgtcgcttgctcaggcgcacatttcgttgacgcgccgaacgctgcgttgctcgacgctcaccgcgtccaatgcggggcgcgtgtTCGCTGCGCCGTAgttcattgtcttacaccccttggcaggtcgacgggaacgctgtcgcgttccactcttgaaggcgaagcagagtaacgcatgagttgtttcttcgtctagccgaaccaaatatagccaagcaacagcagttcaccaggctaaacagtggttcaacaactaaaataaaggctagtatgcttcgcatcctgggcttaaccttacctaagccacatccatttttttctccctgctgcggcgctgctgctgctgcgactggTGCTGTCGACCTCGCAGTTCTCTGGCTTTCTTTAGGCGATCCTTGCAGTCCCTGGATCCGGTGGCGTGGTCGCCTCCACATATCAGGCACTTGGTTTGCCATTGGTGATTTTCCGGCGGATTCTGCATTCCGCATTGCCTGCACGCCTTGGCGTTTGGCGTcgggcagacgtcggagcggtggCCCTGTTGGCAGCAAATGTAGCACACCTGCCTCGTCGGCCGGTATAGGTAGCATCTAAACTTTGCGCCCGCGAAGATCACGTATTTGGGTATGATGGAGGCGTCAAAGGTGATGACCGCCGTTTCCGATTTTCCTAGCATTCTTGAGGCGAGCACCACAACCCCTTGGGTGCGGACTCGTATCTTCGCCTTGAGCATttccgtcggcgttcccgcggggACTCCGCGTATTACGGCTCGCTTGACGTCCTCCGGCATCGCCACGTATCTGTTGACCTCGTAGGCTTGGCCTCTGACTCGCAGGTTGGTTATTCCGAGCATCATCCTCGCTACTTCCTCGTTCGAAGTACTTGCTATGATGATGTTCGATCCTGTCCTTAGTCTGACTATAAAGTCTTCATCCTTGAATTTGTTGTTACATGCCTCGATGATCGCTTGCACGATTTCTATCGCCTTCAGTTCTTTGATTGGTAGGCCATTCTTTGGTCTGATGATAATTTTGGCGTCGCCCTTTGGGTGCGGTGGCAGCCTTTGTCTCGGCTGTAGTTCTTTGTGCGcagctggcgcgccagctgtcgttCCACTCACGCCACCTGCTGCCGAGGTGGCCGGCGCCATCTTGCTATTGTTCTCGCCACTCCGGGTCTCGTTGGAGTTCAAAATGGCAGCGTTCCGCGACCCGCTCCTCTGCTGTTTTTTCTGGCATTTTGAAGTACAAATCTGCCTTTGCTCGGCGGTATCGTATGTGCTTGACGTACCTGGTTGGTCATGCTGCATGGCGGCACTCTCGAGCTCTGGTTCTCCGTTGGCTGCGGTGTCGCGAGTAGCTGCGGTAGCAATCGTCGTCCATGTCTTGCGTTTCGGGTGGATCGTTGGTGGATCGGGTGGATCATGAGGGGCTTGAAGTTCGGTGGGTTCGAGCAGCGGAGGTCCATCTCAGGCCATGTCGAAGTCGTCGACGGTGCCCGTCGTTCTCGAGCGCCGTGCTCGTTTTAGGCCTGGTGTGCTTACAGGGGAAGGTGGTCCGCAGCGATGAGCGGGCACCGGCTTGACACCTACTCCCAAGGAACAAGAGACACGCTACCGTCAcgacagtagccaccaggggccgcttcGTTACGTCACTAGAGttggtttggattttgtggcgaatggacgtgcttttcggggctccgtggcgacgacgaaatcataagtttttgtgcatgctttgagcttgcttctgattttatttgctggtttttttgcatttaaatagtaattgggggtttttccgtttctttccttttttttatttgtctctcgtatttcgggtgcgcgggtgtgcttcgtgtacgtttgctttgcaggatgattagagcgtcctttcgtgccacgtgttccaacatgtgcagcctagtgggacgttgagtgtttgtagtctttaagtagtagcttggaagtggcaagagaaatagctattagtggttttactgtgcgtgtttggtagaaaggtgagagcgtgaccgcgtggttgagcgcgtcatacctttggtctccgcAGCATTGACTGTtcttgaaacagtggtgagagctgctttgcggcattttgaggatttggatcctgtgcgtatcggttttttctagaaggcacgtgctctgcattgatatagtattatagtatttgcaaaaagccgtgcaattcatggcgagaaagccggtaaaacaggcagtacggggggcgaccctgaaggcagatgaggagaccggtgagaatggagagggcgtcgaatcaaccggcacacaatgtgatgtcaatactaggctgcagaaaatggagagtttccgggaagagcttctcaaacaggtgcaagagctcaaaaatgagctagacacggagcgtgaggcaccgaaggtagttgaaaagagactggaagcagccgaggaaaagctgaacagggacgctattgtgaccgagaatgtgcgggacaatggaacgcagacccccgacgcgacaggcgcgggagggtcagagGAATACGTGAAACGCAGGcaggatgatgatgggttggctggaaagagcagcacctaccttgaggccgctacgcggaaaaagcaggagtcgaggggacaatgccctttgtcgagtccgaatcacccggaaaatgacaaagggaagcaggaagaggtaggagagagtgaaatggtgattattgcaggcgattcaaacctggctgggagctcaaaagcaattgtggagagggtgaaaggcgacaaaagagtggcggtagggacatttccagggctcACACTGGGTTcagtcatggagcgagcaaaagaaaagttcGCGGAAAATGaccacgtgcgcaacctcgtcatagtagcaggtgagctaaatgacgtcctaaacaggaaagggccatgattagcccagcgcttggcgaagggggtggaccacttgcgtgagctatcccctcaggtgcagatcgtggtgtgcacggtgccggaggtgcctgtgcttGACAGTCACGTagaaagagccgtagtggctgctaatgaggcaatatggaaaatgagccgagagaaaggcttcgaggttgtcgaagtaaacagggaagtgagaagttgcagTGGTTtgaaacgagacgggatccacttcaattacaggttagcacaAGAAGTGGGCTGACAACtagtggtcgcgctgttgcttttttagggggcccgcgggcgctcaggaggtcggagtagatagtaatgaagaaggtcccctaggggaacatcagaagagcatcgccgtcgataatagaaaaagcaggaaaacaagaaaaagagctccccatgcaataggttacataaacatgcagggcggcagaataaaggaaaagtgggcagagattgaggagcagttacacagagaacaaataggggtgtatgcggttacagaaacgcaccttagagattCAGAAgggccaccagttattgacaactatgtttgggaagggtgcaacagaactaagtcggaatgAAAGGgaggggagtcggaacgctcatccatcagggagccaaatggaaaagagtaaattcacaatgtcaagagcatctctggttatcaggtacaatgagtgggaaagaaactagGCTGGGCGTttcgtatttgtggaccggaaaaaattgcacagagaagcgTAAAGAGTTAgcggaatgcataagcgctgatattaagggtttcgggagtggtgctgaaattgtcctattaggtgacatgaatgcccacatacaggatttagatggctataccgacaataacgggaagtcaatgctggatctttgtgagcaaaataacctcgtgatcgcgaatacagggcctaagtgcgaaggacagatcacgtgggaagtgggaaaccggcaatcgagcattgattactgtctgatgacagaaggaattcatgataagttgagagaaatggtcatcgatgaggaagggtttaacagcaagaccataaacgcatcatattgaaaatgggatatgtagttgggaaagagagcaaggagagcaaaatggccagtccaaatttgaacgctgaacaaatagcaaatatagtcactagagttgaggaagaacttggcaaatggccaagtaaagagtgggaatatggtgagcttataagtgtaataaagacagaagtacggaaagagaaccaacgtgttcgttggaaaggaaaaaagaaaccgaaaagctggtggaacaaggagatacgagaagcgatcgccgaacgacagaaagcatctcgagagcacaggcaggcaaagaaggcgcagttgccacaggatgaagtaactagtaaatgggaaatataccgggagaaaaagtctatggttcaaatactggtgcaagcaaaattaaaaggtgaaagtgaacgttggttgtcagaaatacgtgagaaacagaaggccgtacctacaatattttggaaccacataaaattgtTAGGCAGGAAGTcgacaacaatacaacaacatatcctagacgaagatgaaaacagactcgaaggagaagcggcaataaattacattcgaaaagcaacagccgaatctttccaaggcaatgacgaggttatacttgttgaaaaaaagagcacgaaagagacccaaggggaaaagcagctggtgctaacaaatttaaactggaagaaagcggaagagaaaattcctaagcgtacagccacagggctagacgaggttcccattaggctgataaatgaactaggaccaaaaagtaaggaagctctggtgaaagcagtggaaagaactttaaaagatagacgaataccagacagttggcgacaaagtagaatgaatttgatttataaaggaaagggggagaaagacagaattcactcgtatagaccgttgaccattacatcggcaatatacaggctagcaatgcaggcaatcaaattaaagcttcaagcatggacagagaataatggcattttgggagagcttcagaatggcttcagaataggtaggcgtttggatgacaacttgtttgttcttactcaatgtactgaaatatcaaaagcagaaagcagaccgttgtatgtggcctttttagacattacaggagcctacgacaacgtggaccgcaacattttgtcggatatcctggaaggggaaggcttaggtaacgattgtatacagcttttgagagagatttacctagaaggtACCGTTTGCgttaatgggaagggatgaggagcgaggagaaagttcatatcaacaagggactgaggcaggcgtgccctttatccccgctgttgtttatgatgtacatggtgaggatggagagggcgctagaaggaagtaatatcgggtttaatctctcatacaaacaggcgggtacagtaatacagcagcaactcccaggtttattttatgcggacgacattgtgttgctagctaacaagcaaagtgatttgcaacgtctggctaatatctgtggacaggaaggcaacaatttaggtttgaaatttagtgttagaaaatcaggtgtattcaatgaaaacagtgaacagacagtggagatacagggccaagaaatacctcgggtaacagaatataaataccttggtatatggataaacgaaggcaatggatatatggaaacacaggaaaaaaccataacagttaaggggaagagaaatgcagccataatgaagcacagagccctatggggatacaataggtacgaggtcctccgaggtatgtggaaaggtgtaatggttccaggacttacttctggaaatgcggttgtttgctataaatcaggggtacaatcaggactcgacgggaaccaaaggtcagtgggtcgcctcgcattgggcgctcacgggaagagtacaaatgaagctatgcagggtgatatgggctggactagttttgaagtgagggaagctcgcagtaaaattgagtatgaagaacggctgaggaatatggaagaaagtaaatgggctgggagagtgttcaggtatctgtacaggaaaaacattgattcacagtggaggaaaagaactaggaagcttaccagcaagaacgcggcctgtagggtgggcaacaaaGCAACACAAAAAACGTCAAACGGAAattcagagaggccgaaataatctcatgggtggcggcaacggaaaCGAAacatgccatgagtaactacttaacagtaaaaaaacgaaatcgggaaagaaaccatttacgataactcaaagggaagctcattacttttcgaagcgagatcgggatgccttatagcacgcacctataaagtaggatataagaaggaagaagaagcacgtgcttgctgcggtaaaggtaGGGAAACTATAGAGCATGTGTTATTAAAATGTGATGATGTCTAcctagcggtcgatttaggcaccactagcctccttgaagcccttgggttcagcgagagcagtggcaaAGTATACATGTcagcaatagggattagtaagaggcgattggagtattggtggaataaaagtagggaaacgacaaaaaaacggagacatacaaaagcacagttcgctataggggatcagaaaatttggttgtggaagttcatagtgttcttttttctttttcattgtttaacctaggtcgGACATGAGGGAGTATAATAGCAAgaccttggtggcgcaactcaccgccccgttccaaaggggacgctcataacatccatccattcatccatccatccagctccACCCTCCCCGTgaaccatcgcgagtggagcgccaccgctgacaacTGGTTCGGAGCGAGGAGACAGCGTGGCTTAATGATTGCAGACACAGGCGAAATGCGCCCGTGCAATGGCGTGTCGAATTCCCGAAATCCCCACAACTTGAATTGcaattaatttgtcatttctttaattcaattagtaagttcAAGTAATTTCTGCTATGTTGCCTTTGGtgtttttgcttgtttgcttctCGGCATATAAACAGAAGCAGAAGTACTGCTGACAAATATATTCTAGAATAAAGCAATATCTATGTTCAAGACAGTAGCCCGTCGGGTGTAGCCGCCCGACGGCATGCAGTGGTAAATCCTTGTAGAATAAAGGCTGTTTATACCCTGGTTCTAGCTCCAGCTTAATATGAATTATGATGGCCGGAACAATGAGTTTTTTCCATTGGATGCGTATGACAATTGGCTTCCatggggcttgcagaacttcagcaattGACCGAGGAACAAAACACAGAGTAGCAGCGTGTCTTGTGGGATCCCAACGTAGGCCAAATggtgatgcagactgtcacaaCGACAATGCTGTAAAATACAATGTAGAGTGCATTACtaccgttatttcagaaaagctgaAATCAACCATCAAACCTATGGCATATTTTTTTAATCCACACTTGCTCATGCTAAAGTAGCTCCAGCATGCCACTAAATACTGAAATGCTGGCTACAAACGCTACGATAGAGTAATATCACAAATTGTGGACAGCAAAAAGCTCCCGTCGCAACTGCAACGCGCCATGGGCAACTGATGACTTCACCAATCATATTCATGCGATTTCAAACAAAAATTGTAGAACAGTTGAAGAGGAATAAAATATTAATTTGATTTCATTATCGCAAGGCTGTTTCATGTTTGTTCGAAATAACACGATGTCCATTTCgccattttgtgaatgtggggaCACGTAACATGAATATATTTACAAAGTTTACGAAAATAAGCACATACTAATTACCGGGTAGGTTAGTCAAGTACTTCTTCAGCACCTAGGTTCTTTCGGAGAAGCGAGCGGGTGCAATTCGAACAG
This genomic stretch from Dermacentor albipictus isolate Rhodes 1998 colony unplaced genomic scaffold, USDA_Dalb.pri_finalv2 scaffold_46, whole genome shotgun sequence harbors:
- the LOC139052956 gene encoding uncharacterized protein; translation: MAPATSAAGGVSGTTAGAPAAHKELQPRQRLPPHPKGDAKIIIRPKNGLPIKELKAIEIVQAIIEACNNKFKDEDFIVRLRTGSNIIIASTSNEEVARMMLGITNLRVRGQAYEVNRYVAMPEDVKRAVIRGVPAGTPTEMLKAKIRVRTQGVVVLASRMLGKSETAVITFDASIIPKYVIFAGAKFRCYLYRPTRQVCYICCQQGHRSDVCPTPNAKACRQCGMQNPPENHQWQTKCLICGGDHATGSRDCKDRLKKARELRGRQHQSQQQQRRSREKKMDVA